In Labrus mixtus chromosome 9, fLabMix1.1, whole genome shotgun sequence, the DNA window GAGTTCATAAAAAATCCAAACTAAATGCACCAGTATAGTTTCTCAGAAGTGCTTGTTGGATGGCTGATCATTTTGACATCAGATCTGAGAGATGTATCCAACTATGTCAGTGACTTATTTGAGTCCTTTATCACACTTTGAGAAGCGAGCAGTAGCTAGCGAGAAGCGAGCAGTAGCTTATAAAGTATGGTATTTCATTTGTTCCTTAAATAGTTACACAATCTTTTTGGTCACATTATTCGTTAAAAAAATTAGTGAATCACTGTGTATTCCTTTTAGGGAAGAGTGTTAGATGAATTGCTTTGTTGCCCATATTTTAGTTAGTATTGTATGTGCACTGTAACTTCTCTATGACTGCTAGCTTCATCACTAAATGTGTTAGTGTGAGATCACAATCTTTAACTCTTTCGTCCTGATGGTTCAAAGTATCAAAGTCTAATAGCAGACATTTTTTAGAAAGTGTAAGTACATGGAAAACAAGAAGGGAATTTTGGGGGTAAGTTACATTATTACATTGTTTAATGTAAAAGGGTTGCTACTAGTAACAGATATTCAACAGAAACTAGGTTCTAAAGAATTAAAAGACCTCATGGCTACTGAAATTGATCTTCTTCAAATCTCAGTCAACATATTCAacaaagtttataaaaaaaacccccaaCTATCCAGGAAAATCAAAAAGAAGGACTGGGGATTTTAATCACTCTTGACTTCAGAGTGCATGTCCACAAAGTCTTCAAAGCCTAAACTTTATACAGTATCCAGGGGAAATCAAAATAAGTCTATACATCCAGCAAAGATTACCCTGAAAATGTACGAATGTATCCAGGGGAAATGTAACAGTATTGAAGAGTTTGAAAAAGAGgaatatatataataatgttTTCGTCTCTTAAGTTAAATCCAGACACTGCTGCTGTGATCATAATTCACACCGTTACTCCTCTCTCACCTTCCGTGTTTATAATTCTGTGTGAGTACAAGTGGGAAAATATCTGCATAAGATTAGGATttgatgaaaatatttgaaatgctcTTGAGAGAAACACAGGAACCAATTAAAGTAGTCTCGAACGCAGTTTACATACCAAAACATTTACCAAAGCATATAACCTCACACCCCACACTCTCTCATTGGGGCAGTGAAAAATCCTGTGGCTCCAACCAGTCGGCTTACACAGCATGTAGGAGCCTGCTAATGTCACCGGCTGAGCTGCAAGATGTTGGTCCCCATCGATGAAGACAGAATTCTCCCCTCAGGTAGCCTATCAGGAATCTGATCACGAGCACCTGTTTCCATTAGAACATCAATCCACGGGTCTGTCCTAAATAACAGTTTGAGTTAGTGAAGCATCAAGCTTTGGCTGTCAGAGAACGTTAAATTCATCTATTAGCACCCCAGCATATACACAGAGGGAGGCAGCTAAAGGGTTAGAGTACTTGGGAGAATGATGTGTTTTGAGGAGTTCTGCGAATTAGCAGATTCAATGTTATTCAACATAGCAGGTTTTAATGCAACACATGGGcagaaaatcattaaaaaaaaacactgacactgaAATCTTTCACTGATTCATTGTTGATTATTCTgctcatgtattttttttaatctttcatccaaacacatttattagTGTGCTGCTCGATATTTAATAAGTAATCCTTTAATGTAACAATGTGTTTGTAGAACCTTCAATTTAGAGTGGCTGTGGCCTGGTgatgacaacacagaaacatgcaccTCTGGCACCGCGCCTCTTTGGGGTGCGTTTTAATTCAAATCCCAAAGAGGTGCAGCGTCTCCCTGCCACATCCCTGCAGGGTGAGCCAGCAGATTTgaaagaagcagagaggaaggaaTCCTATTAAAGGggaattataaataaaaaattgactCTTTGAAAGGAAAGCCTGAACAAAGACGCACCTcagagcaaagaagaagaagaagaaggagagaagatATGAAGAATAATATAGCCGCTTCTCAGGAGGCATACATTATAGACAGAAATCCTAATGAAccccatttaacatttaatgtaCAGTTAATGACAGCTAGAGGAAGACAGACATGATCAGAGCTGCTCGGTGATGTTAGCCCACAATTGTGAGCTTGTGGTTAAGATTTGCATCATGCATGCAGCAGAAACCAGATTTAATCTAAATGTGCTATCTGTATGGAAGGAGGCAACCCGAGAGAGATTGGCCGACATATGCGTATCAACTAGCAAAGCTTTGAGTGGCCGACCACAGGAACCATTTatacagatgtgtttttgtatttttagctTATTCTTTCACACAGAAGCAAAACACCTTCTGTGTGTCCCTCGATAAATTATGCAGTAAAGGGGTTGAGAGCTTGTAAAATATAACTGACGAGCCCATAAAACAGAACAGCAGGTGGGAACAAAAGGAAGGTGGTAGAGGACGTCTTTGCTTTGTTCCCCGTCTTTTTGATGAGCCTCTGTTTACCCAAATTATATCTCAAAAACCAGGGAGTTAAAATTTGTTCTCACAAAGAACACCCTGCTTTAATGATACGGAGAGATGCAATCCACAACCACAAGGTCTAACAGGAAGTCAGGGTAGAAAGGAGTAAATGTCTTCACGCATTGGGAACTGAAAATGTTGCAGTTTGTAGATCGCTGTGCCTGGACTACTGGTGAAGACATTTTGAGTTAGCTCACAGCGTTGGACCTATTTACAGAGAGATACATGTATTACAAGAAGTATATGATTTTATCTGATATCAAACctagcaaacacacaaacatagagtttaattaaaatgaattacCACCCTTCTTGTTGTCTATAGAAAACAAGAATCCTcccaaaacaaatcaaaaagtttTAATCTCACTTTGTTTACTCCGTGTCCTCCTGTCTTAAAGGGATCAGAGACAACCTGCCACTGTGGCTGAAAGTGATTAAGATGACAGAGATTAAGCTCAGTTTTGTGTACATTCTACATTggcatttttaattttattttacacaataaATCATTGAAGTATCAAAGTACAATATAAAATCAATATTGTTATGGTACACTGACACTAAAAGACAAAAGCTTATATTGTCCTTGAATGGAACCTGAATGataacagaaaaatatgaaatagaTTATATAATGTGTTTGCTTATTGCCTTGGAAATCTTTATTGAGATGACTTTCCTCTGAATAACTTTGATACCACCAACAATCACAGAGAAACCAGCTGGAATATGAATCAGTCCACAAACCAGATAGTAAATTgttctcagaaataaaactgcTGAAAAGATCCACCTACTAAAAACTGTTTCACAATCAACACTAAATGAATACATTCACATTCTGTTGACTTTATTAAGAGTAGAAGGTATACTTAAAGAGTCAATACCAATTTTAAGGACTCGTGTTATAAAATAACTACACATACAGCTGTTGGTCATCATATAGTTTGGCATAAAAACTGGGTTTCTGTTACCTTTGGACTGATCCAGACTCTTCCACATGTTTCCAGATATCTTGCTGAGCTAAGCTTTCCTTCTGTTCGCTGTAGTTTATATTCAAAACCAAGAGTGCTATCAATCTATTCGTCTATTGAGTTTGAAGTCAAGGCggctttttaattaaatagGACATCAACTTTTATCATGaattgtattcatgtttttgtccttAGCACGATAAGACCCCGGGAAGCTACATGTCTGCTGCTAAGAAATTGTATTGAGTGACACATCCAGCTACAGTAAGTACAACTTTACAGATATACAAGTGTTGGTATCGGTGAATCTTTGCTGTTGTATTCAAAACAGAGTAGTAACTATCGTagcagaaaggaaaacattcctTATACATTTTCATTACAGGTATTTCATTTGTCTTCTTGTGTGAAAATAACAATCTATGTTATGTACAATCTGTGTGGGAGGGCTTGGTTtgaacaacacacagacacactgtgtgCACTTACGCACACAATCACTGTTTCATAAACTCGATTCACACCCAGATGCAATGAGAACAGCCATATTGTAAAACTGCAGGCTACTGAGCCATCATGTAGGAGCTGCTGGAGGTTAAGTGCCTTGTTAAAGTAGTTTGATAGAAGTGAATGGTTCATTAGGCAGTCCTCTTACTGTATATAGTTACCCATATTTCAGTGGCCCTTTCTTTTATACAAACCTACATAACTGATTCTCTATTGGTGCTGGACTCTAAGGATTACTTAGATCGCCTTCAGATGGATGTAGGTCAGTCTCAGTATCGTGAGATAAGAAGTTCAACAGCAAGTCTGAAAGACTGAAAGCTTAGTCAGCAGTATAAAAACAGGCTTTACTGCATTGCAGTGCAAACCAGTTCTGCGTCTTAGCTCCTCCCACAGATCTACTGTGTAACCAAGTATGAATGTGACTGAACAGGCCTTTTAAACAGTCAGCCGCAACTGATTTGAATGTGTCACCATGttctactttctctctccctgcatgAGACACAAGCTCCTGTTGTGCCACTGATCGATGCTGATCTGGAGGATAAACCCTCTTTATGTGCCGGATTAATCATTCAGTGTGTTGTGGGGGCTTGTGTCAGACTCATGGATTGCCTTGATGGATCCCCCGGGAAGTTCAGGAACTTTGAGAAGGACGACTTTGAGGCAGACTGGATTAAAGTGGCAGAAAACAGATTTGGTCAGGTGTATATGGTCAAACTCAAACTCTGGCGGCTTCACTGTGCCCTGAAAAGCTTTGACACAACGTTGTGTGCAAACAACTTTTACAGGTAGGATTTAAAATATATGATATTTGTTGTTGGAATTCTATAATGTTTGAATATCTATTTCCTGTGGGCaaggttttaaaatatattcttaATGCCCACACAGACTCACTGACCATTATTCTTTTCATCACAGGAGAATAACAGAGGAGGCGTCCAACATTGCCAAAGCAAAATTCAAGTACATCATGCCCATCTACGGACTGTGCAACGAAGCAACAGCCTTAGTGATGGATTACATGAGTAATGGATCGCTGAACAATCTCCTGGCCAGTCACACCTTGATGTGGCCAAAGAAGTTCCAGATGATTCATGAGACCTCCATGGGCATGAATTTCCTCCACAGCATGAAACCTCCACTCCTCCACCTAAACCTCAAGACGTCCAACATCCTCCTGGACGATCATCTGCATGTCAAGGTCAGTGAAACTCAGAGGGAGATCGTACATACTTATGAAGTCTTTTGGCATTTCTGTGCTCTGGAGAGTAAAACATGCAAAGCTTGTACAACTCTggaattcctttttttctatcaaGATTTCAGATTTTGGTTTAATCCACTGGGAAGAAGGCATGAGCAAGAAGTTGTTTTTGGAGAATCTGACAGCGAGAGGAAATATAAGTTACATTCCTCCAGAGACCTTCACTCAGAGCCCTGAACCTCCAGGAACTGCATTTGATATTTACAGGTGACTTACCAAGGGCATTTCTGAAATTACACCATTACCACTCACTGCTATTTCTTTCTGGTTCAGTGTTATATCCACAGTTCACACAGTGCAACCTTGCTCTCTACCTTATATACTTCAACAATCATGTATCCCTGTAGCATACTCTATAACACCCATAGCTGatactctctctcttcattttttatattcaacactttcaaaaaacaacaactatgatttgatttctgtcacGATGTTTGAATAAATTTAGGTTGCAACACATTTCCCTTAATGTAGGATATGCCATAGTACAAAATGAAGACTGAATTGCCTCTGTCCACTTTAATCCACAGCTTTGGAATTGTGATTTGGGAGATTCTGACTCAGCAGAAACCATATACTGGTaggaattattttatttcaaaagcaTCCTTATTAACCCTTTCCCCCCCTGTCGGAAACCCAAACTATTCCTGAAACATAACTCATTGAGGAACACGGTGTGTTGAAGAATGCTGTTTGAAAGGGAATGCTCAACATATTTCAGCATAGTGGCCCTTTGacaaaatattcaaaaactGCATTAAAGAAAAGGGGAGCCTGCTCTAATCGTCTGGTGTCTACTGCATGAGTCCATCTATATGGAACCTGGTGTCTGACATCTGTTTTCTTGACCCAGGGTGCAGTGTGACCACTGTGCTCCTACAGGTGTCAGATGGTAAGAGACCCGCTGTGGAGCTGCTACCTGAACAGAGGCCCCCTGAGTGTGATGAGATGATCCACATCATGAGGCGGTGCTGGGACCATGACCACAAGAAGAGGCCGCAGTTCTCAGGTATGCTCATGGACCCAAATCTACTTGAACTGTCACAGGAACAAAGAAACCTTGCATCTTGTGTTGTGGTTAATTACCTTAATCCCTCCATCCcatctcattaaaaaaacaatgcagtgtAACAAAGCCATGTTATGATTTAATCAAACTGATCGGGTTTGAAGCACTTAAGGAAAAAGGTGTTTCAAACAAAAAGCATTTATGATGTTCGATATTAAGACTCTCACACACTAATGGATGGAAAAGTGACCCATCTAATTATGTAGTATTACAGTATCATTTTAATGTGCTGCCTTGACATCCATTTGGTACTTGTCTCTCAATTAATCTACATTCtatataaaatctaaaaaaacagaagtttgcGACATCAGAGGTCTATGAATTGcaccatgttaaaaaaagaacacaagatTTGTATTATCTTAACACAAGAGGGTCACCCTTATTGAGACAGGCACTTATCCCCCGAGAGGTCatctaaatgaaaacaattgaGTGTCATGTTTATTCATAAACAACAGCAACTCGATTTTTGATGCTCGCAATCAAAAACCGTGTTTGCAATTTACTGGAAGAAAATCGGCCCTTGATTTATGCATGACCATTCATTTTCTGTAGCGCTACAGCTATCACAGTATTATGGGTTTTGCAGCAGTGAGtggaagaaaacatttgtttgataAGGTACATTCAGAACAGTTTGTTCCCTGACTGCTGCTTTGTTTGCAGACACTGTGAGGAAAACAGAGGTTCTGAGTGAAGTCCTGAAGATCCCAGGACCAATCACGATGTCAAACAGTGACGGCAGACTGAAATTAGATTATCCATTGCTGCTTTCACCAAAACATGAAGTGAGTACTGCTTCATTTTATGCTTGGATGTTTATATCTCCTCCTTGGGTTTAATGAACAGCTCAGGTTTTTTGTGTTATAAGTTAGGGGGAAAGCATCATTCATAACACAAAGCCTGTAAAACCCTTTGTTTCACTGAGTCCATTGTTGAAATTAATTGAACTTTTCAATTGATTTTTGTGAATGCTGCTGTTTTAATGATACCTGTATGAGAAAGGATTTTAGCTACCATGCGAGAGCTTACATCTGAACAGTTTGTTATTATAAaacatattaatatatattgtTATCCAGTGTTTTCTAAAGCATGGCAGAGGCAGTTTTCCCATGAACGCACAGTGTTTCTGGATGTTTGAACTGCCCTCTCTAAGTCCTTTTGATTTGtattatttccatttttattaCACCATGTTCTTTCCTTTGAAGCCAAAGAAAAGTTTCCACTTCAGTGCATAATAACGGGAGATAGGATTGTGGGATAATGTGCTGCTCTAGTTTACACTACAAAAACAATTCATTTCCCGCTAGCAGCTTTGTGAAATGGTAATTTGGTACAGCTTTAAATGTGtagtaactgttttttttttgtttttttttacaacttggGGGTAGCAGAAAAACATTAACTTACATAAAAATGACTCTTtatgtttatagtgtaaactaACTATAATGCATTCGCCCATTTACAAATAAAGGCATTAAGCTgaatcaatcatttttaaagatgtttttcaggCCACCTAATGAATCTTATCACAATTTGAATCtcttcatatgttttttttttttttaccttccaaCAGCTCAGAagtctttatttacacaaaaatgttttacttctgCGTTGGTCTTCTTACATCATgccttgcctcaggagacctcCTGCCTCCCCTCCAGTCCAACAGGGATATCCTCCCACTGCATGTGTAAACGACCAGATCAGGAGGTTTTCAGGAACAGTCCTCCTGGAATTCTCTAGAAATTtccaggagtgcatatgtgaaaacagctagaGTAGCAGTTTTCAATGATAGTGAAATGCTTATTTATGTTCACAGATAGTGTTGAACTTGATGATGTGGCGCTTTAAAGGCGGCATTGTCATTTGATGAATACAGTAATAAAACATTGACATTATAGCAGCTTTAACACAATTACTAACATTAACATGCTATTACAATGCTAACAAGCTGATGTTTGGcaggttttacatttattatgttAACCATTATGTTTTTACATGCTAGCTTGCAAACTTTTGCTTATTAGCACTTCAAGTTCAGTTCAGGCTGTAGGGAATCATTTTGGTTTAGATGAAAAATCAGGGTACCAACAGGATATCGCAGGATATTTTCATGTAGGCATCCATAGTGGGTATTTATCAAATTAATTGTCATTCTTATTGCTAGTTGAAAGAAGAAAGGTAATTTCCATATTCTTTGTTGTGTAGGCAGGTGATATTCATTGACTGTGTATAAACACGGATGAAGAGTCTCCAAGTCTCTCCgttgtacaaaaatgaagccaaaatacctcAATTATGGGCGCTGCCATTTTGTGCTTCATGGTGACATAATTCATATTTTCTAAGTCAAACTGAAGGTCTCAGAAAATGAACACTTGGGCCAAAAATCAACGTaacaataaattacaataacAACATCATCTGGGCTTTAGGAAAATTGATTTGAGgtatattttaatttgaaagtatTTCACGTGTTCGATATGTTTACATAGGGGAGGCGGGGTATaagacctatactgcagccagccactagagggagctttaaatcttttggcttcacttgaacCGGTCTCTCCATGCATCCATCTTTTGAAACAGTCTCTGTTATCATGCATGCAATTTGATAATATAACTGTCAAACTGTTGAGTCATTTACATCCTTTAGTAGCCACGCTATTGATACCCGTGCATATTAACCACTTGTGATGATTTATGTCACAGCTAATAAataacatttgtaatatttcctctctttcttttcactttcaGATGTCTTTGCCTGAGCTGCCTGACCTTCCCTCAGGTAAACACATGGGAAGAAAAAGACTGCAAAATCATGTTCATTGCAGTACAAAGCCTGGAgggctgacatttaaaaagtgctatTTACAGTGCtgtcacatttttaatatttccttTTGTACTGAAAAGGAAAGACACATATCAGCAGAACAGAGAGTAGAATAAACGTCCATACACATGCTTGtatccttttttctttaaatgttcaatCAATTTTTGAAGGTTTGATGGTTCACAATACTTTAAAGTGATCCTGCATGCAGGTCCccctttaaaataacaatacatttgTTGAAGTTTTAATGAATGTGTACAATTTACACTAACAGCTGATATTGACTGAGCTCTCAAAAAGCCCCAACAACTTCAACACTCTGCACAGCACTACACAATAAAACGGGGAGACTGAGTTTGATTAATTCCTCTGACACACTATGTTAGCCATTCCTGCGGTTCTTTTTCCCATATAACACCCTTTGCTTTTGTTTCACAGACAACTTGCACTCCGATGACAGAATTATCTCCCTGCTCTTCAAACAGGACTTTGGTAGTTTCAGACAGTCTGTGAGAAGAGAGCACGTACACAAACAGTTTTTAGAAGATATGAACCTCCTTCACTATACGGTGGCCAGTGGGGACGCAGAGAGTGTGGAGCATGTGCTGAGTCTGGGTGCTGAAGTCAACTGCACTACTGCAAGAGGTTACACCCCTCTTATTGTTGCCGTTCTGAAAAGGTTTGTACAAAGAAATATTCATAACTTGTTTTATACAAGTGACAAAAAAGTATCTCTTGAATACAAGTGGCTATTTTTATAATGTCTACACTTAAAAGGTCACTAAGACTTTCTACATTTTGAATACATTCATTTGCCAGTTAGATGAGATCTTGATACCACTCTCATGGTTATAGATGCAAAGGGAGCAAGAGCACAGGAAGCTAGACAGAGTTGGGGTTATGAGAGAAGTGAGTCTATACACTTATGCAGCATGATATCTGTAGTTTTTGCATAAATTTACATAGCCAAGATTATTTATATGTAATCGGTACTTACAGCAGTTATACAAATTTAACACTTCAATAGACAACAAACTGCAAAAATAGAACTAACGTGAAGCAGGGAAACTGCACAGTGATTATCAACGAGTGAGACAAAAATATGCACAGTAAGAGATGTGGTCTCTGCCCAGTCCATCATTTTCTATAGTTATGCAGAGCTGTGTATTTTCAGATGatatttcaaaacaacacatgaaTTTGGTCGCAGTGAAACAGCTCCTATCTGCTGCCTATTGCATAACTGTGCAGGGAGTATCATAAACGAATCAGATAGGCTTTTTGAgccagtaggtgtcgcccttgagcaccaatatgaaaccaaaacaaactgctgtttggcgattctgaagcctccgctctcctccagccacacacctccaaccccctccaCTCGAAGGAGTTATAAAATGgaatgcaccataattaagcacacATTAGTGCAAGCAGTGTTCAAACTTGTCCTtggcttgagctgcaattgtCTGTGGcatgctttgttttgttagcaggcTTATGTTAGCAAGCTGTCGTTAGCAAGCTGTCGTTAGCTACACATTGcatataaattgacacagaatgactggATCTAAAAAggcttatgtgacatccaaataagcagtgagtaggctttGTTATTCTTcatttctctagtccttgactgaaacagctttagTACACAAAGGGAAGAGCCGGCTGTCCTGTCCTTTTAAACATGATGAAAACACGattctgacaacaacacagcctgcTTCTCGCTCATTGTAGActgtcatgactcagagacatatttacataggataaacttgatttctgctatatttatgagTCAAATGTCGCACACCTATACCTTAATATCTCATAGTGAAAAACTAGTCAAACATAATAACTTCTCAAccataacacaacaaacacaatagTTGATGTATGTCTTTAGTTAGTGTTAGCCCACCCACCTTCTTTGCTAATGAGTTTAAGGCCACTCCCAGGAGGGTCTCTGCTTTTTTGCCTGATGACCTCTTTGGGATGAAAAAGTCAGTCATATTGTCAGTCATGTGAATGAAACATCTTCTCTCCAGGCTTCATGACATCACCTCTTTGTTGCTGGACCATGGCGCAGCCACAGACCTTGGAGATGAAGACCAGTGGACTGCACTCCATTTTGCTGCTCAGAGTGGC includes these proteins:
- the ankk1 gene encoding ankyrin repeat and protein kinase domain-containing protein 1, which codes for MCHHVLLSLSLHETQAPVVPLIDADLEDKPSLCAGLIIQCVVGACVRLMDCLDGSPGKFRNFEKDDFEADWIKVAENRFGQVYMVKLKLWRLHCALKSFDTTLCANNFYRRITEEASNIAKAKFKYIMPIYGLCNEATALVMDYMSNGSLNNLLASHTLMWPKKFQMIHETSMGMNFLHSMKPPLLHLNLKTSNILLDDHLHVKISDFGLIHWEEGMSKKLFLENLTARGNISYIPPETFTQSPEPPGTAFDIYSFGIVIWEILTQQKPYTGCSVTTVLLQVSDGKRPAVELLPEQRPPECDEMIHIMRRCWDHDHKKRPQFSDTVRKTEVLSEVLKIPGPITMSNSDGRLKLDYPLLLSPKHEMSLPELPDLPSDNLHSDDRIISLLFKQDFGSFRQSVRREHVHKQFLEDMNLLHYTVASGDAESVEHVLSLGAEVNCTTARGYTPLIVAVLKRLHDITSLLLDHGAATDLGDEDQWTALHFAAQSGDDRTVRLLLDKGAAAEAREKAGWMPLHLACQNGHETVVRLLLSRLSEEAVSEREAQGRTPLHLASAYRHLSIAKLLLSHGADPNATDGSLSTALHLAADEGQFRIVRQLLMSGVNIDTADSRGFTPLHLAALKGHTGICRLLLSNGASPDSRTLQSWTPMHLAALRGHEATVVQLESQGACVNARGENGWTPLHLACHQSESKVVASLLAARADPNVSEDCDGWSPLHAACNSVTFPSVLHLISHHADVNAVNSGNASPLHLAAQHGCTPIVKALLLNGADRTLLDSSGSTALNVAQRCEKWDIVKLLET